The sequence CCGACGTATAAAAATTTctgagcatcggttcaaccgttGTTCAGTGTGATTCGTTTTGCagtgtctctggacaactgcaccggtgtaTGAATTTTcgttacgtcggtttaaccgatgcttgGAATCTCAGGTTTGTgatccctctggacaactgcaccggcgtcGGTGttttgattttgtcggatcatccggtgtgttacaccagttgaaccgacgctattcAAACCCATCCGTCGGATCAACTGGTGCCCACTTTTTGATCgctgcaggctctgtatcaTCGGTTTGACCGACGTACTCAATCTtttgtgcgtcggatcaacagGCGCTATATACCTTGCTGTTTTTCGCGCTGCTTTTCGGTGTTTGCTTCCGCGTTGGATCTTGTTTGTTCCTAGAgctttcttgtgttggtgtagctcctccATAACTATTCTACACTGTGCCTAGGACACTAGGGTTGGGCGTATACTTCGGGACTAAACCGTTCTTTCTGATTGCAAGaaattttaatcggctcccattcacccccctctggtcgcctttcgGTCCCTCAGATGCAGCGCCCAATGATGAAGATTTCCTTCCACTCTGCCCCCGCTTCAGTACTTCAAAACCgaggccgccgcctcgtcttTGCTTTCCCCACCCTGCCGCATCCTTCCTCTTCTAGGAAGCCCTAGAATGGAGCACACCGCCTTGTCCCCTGCGGAGATGCCGGCCGATTCGAGCTACTGGGCCGAATCGCATAGATCCGATATGTTGGAGTGGGTTGACATGAAGGAGAATTCCCATGACGATATGCTGGTGGTACCGCCGGTATCGATAATCCGGTACAGAGGTATGTTGTTTCTTGATGTCCTCTCCTTGCCTTTGGAGCTTGGGTTGGGATCTACATGTTTACTCTTTTGTGTCTTGTGTGTCTGGTTTTAGATTGAAGCCATGTAGAGgaataaaattaatttttgtTGACAGAGATATGGTGGATACTCTTATGTGGTTCCCCCACCTTGCGATTTTGGGTCCATAATTCGAAGGGTTCTTTTTGTCGCTGCGTTTTCTTCGTCCTATGATTCTGAGATCTAATTACTTTTCGTCGTTGCTGTCATGTCAAGATCTTCTTGAGAGAGCATGGGGATGGGAAAGGTTGCTGGCCAACCTTCATGGTACTTTAGTTTGGCACGAATATAAAAGGTACGTTGAGGAGTATTTGCAGCACAACGCTGCCAAAGTTGCTGCTGGCAAGGATGCCCTGCCTGCTGCAGCCAAACGGGTAAACTCCTCTTGCCTCTTGTTGCTTTTGCAAGATCAAAACAACTTTGGCGTGTCCCGCTTGTTTTATCGATCCAGTTTCTGACTAAATTTTGCTTGCACTGAACCAATCCTATCTAGTGTATCGAGTTTGAGAAAAGGCTTATCAGGAGCTGCGGTCTACTTCTCGGTCTTGAGGGCATCTCCCTGAGCTCCCAGATACAGAAACGTGCAAATCTCGTCCAATCTGACGATGAATACCCTGCTGCAGCTGCGGCCTTGCTGGTATGCCTGTTACAAACTTTAACCAAACTGTGATATACCAGTCCACCTAGTTCTGGTAATAATTGAATAATAACCTCCTTTTTTTTGCACGCATTGCAAATGATGGTTCCAAGTGTATCAGAATGGAGGCTAGGTTGATGTACGAGTTTGTGAGTCGTAGTTTTCAGATCTCTGAAACGATCTCCTTAAGCAGCAAGATCCGGCGTTGTGCCTCAAATCTTATGCTCTACAAGGGTCCTGAATCTGCCGTTGCTGCCGGTGTCATGGTGGTATGTGCCTGTGCCTTGTGGTACTATTCATTTTATGCTAACAAGCTCCTTATAACCAATTGCAAAAACGATGTATTAGGGTGTTGCAACAGAGGTTCAGATCATTCTTGACTCAGTATATAGTGGGAGCCCTAGTGTAGTCTTGGACTATTTTGATTCTCATCACATTCGTGGAAGGATTGCAGCTTCTTTGACCAGACTTGAGCAAGAACTTGCTTGTAATGCTGGTGTTGACACAACAGAGAAACCTATAGGGTAGGTTCTCAATAATAAATGATTTTGTTCATCTTGATTGCATCAGTTTAGTGACATTTGATTATTCTCATGCATTGATTGGTTCAGTACTGGTGGAGGTCTGGACTCTGAAGGATCCAGTTAGATGGGAAACTCTGGAAAGGAAATGGATGGCCAGGACGGTGAAAAGGGCAATGAGAAGATGAACAAGAACTTGAACGATGAGACAGACTCTCCAGAGGAAGTTGGAGAGGACAAAAAGGAAGTCAAAGCTGCGGGAGAAGAGATGTTGAAGGACTATGAAAATGGTACAAAGGGTGAAGCTGGTAAGAACACATCATATCAGTACTCCTATGATCCTTTTGTTCTGTGGAGGGCCTTAGCGACATGCGTTGTTTGACAGGCTTGACAGTTGTCAGCGAAAAGTGTGAAAGCCTTACTTCAGTGTATGGAACATAAGGTGGAGCTAAGATCAAGCCACGTTATGGAATGCTGATTGAGGTTAGTGGAGAGCCAGATGAAATGTTTCGAATTACAAAGTCTTTGCACACAACAGTGCCTTTATGTTATGGAATAGACAGTGTACATGTTATGGAATGCTGGTTAATTATCTTGTTGCATGCCTTGTGCAATTAGTATATTGTCCACTTTTTTGTTGATCATTTTAGTATTTTTGTTGATCATTTTCGTTGTCATAGGAGTGGATACAATGGCTCTCATTACCATGTTTGgtgtattttttttacattgTTGTAATTCGGTTTCCTTATTACCACCATTTAATTTTCCTGATGTCAGACATGATTCCATCCAACTATTTTACTCGCAGGTCAAATGGATGAAGCCACAAGCGGGATGTACTTCCTACGAGGATTTTGGAGTAAGCATAAGGCTGCTTTTGGGCAGCAGAACCTAGTGCTGCTGTGGCTCCAAGAGTTTAGTCGTGTTAGAGAGTCCAGTCCAGTACTTTTATGCCGCTTCGTCTCCTGTCAGTGAATGTTTAGACAAATTCTAAATACCGAGTTGGCTCATCATGTGAACTGCATGCGTACCCGGTTTATCATGCCCAGTTCTGTACCTCTGCATTCCATTTGCGTTGCTGCTTGGTAGAAGTAGAATCCGTATTGCTGTTTGGAACGATGCCACATTGCTTTTGGGAAATATACATTTTTCTGACGTGCCATCTATTCCGACTATGGGAATATTGCGTTGCTGCTTGGTGGAATCCTCTGAATTCGACATGGTTTTATTTATTGAACCAATGTACTAGTATTCAGGTTATATCCATTGATCCTATAAGAGTTTCCCCACGATTGGGGGAGAATTTCTGATCCCACTGTACTGATCCTGAGATGCATGTGTCATCTTTGGATTTTCCGGCGAGGATGGTTCCAAAATTTTGCCCTGTCCTGAGAGCAAGCAGATCCGCGATAGGATAGGATCCATGTTAGTGACTCAAATGCAGAGGCTGAACGGCAGAGGAACCGGCTGGGGGCCTGCTGAGCGGCGGCAAGCAGTGCCTCTCAGCCGCGCGCACCCCGCCGTTCTGATTTGATTTAATCGGTGGCCCTCGCATTGCATGGAGCGCAGGAACAGCCGCACACTGCGCGCCAATGCCGGCAACGGCCGCGAGCGCAAGGACCTCGACGTCGCGGTGGTCAAGGCCACCGCCCACGTCGAGCGACCGCCCAAGGAGCGCCACTTCGCCGGTGAGATTAAAGATTCCCTCTCTATCAGCCTAGGGTGCCACCCATCGCGACCATCGATCTCTATTGTTCCTACCAATTTGCTCGTTGTCCCTGCAGCGATCTTCGCCGCCACGTCCGCCTCCCGCCCGCTAGCCGACGTCTCCTACTGCGTCCATACACCTGCCGCCATTGCCACCCATGTGGGTGCTGCCGCACCCAGGCCCAAAAAGAAATCAATTGTGACCCCTCTGGCACAAAACGCAGCATCCACAGCCCAGCAGCTATCCCAGCCCACACACCTCAGCAACAAGAcgtattttcttttttattttattttattcttttaCTATTTTGCAAAACTAATTGCGTCtgatgaatttttttaaaaaatagcacTCAACTGCCTAATGAAACGATGGTAATCAACGGCGGCGTGCTCAACCGCGTTTTGGTCACCGTCGTGGAGATCTAGCGATTCGGCTAGCACTTTTGCACTTTTCTTACACGTGTTCGGGTACGTGGAGGCTGTAAGTGTGCGTGTCCTTTCGGATCAAGCCACTCTATTCTGCTGGAACCagtcagcagtatttttctctcacaccaaattagcaacagccaccagcaccagccagccaacaatattttaCTCTCaaaataaatcagcaccagccaccagccgcagccgcCATTGCTTGTTCTTTTTGCTTTTTGAGGGTGAACTTGTAAGCTGGTTTATATAATATATAAAGTATAAAAAAATGATTGAGCCCGCCATGGCAGTAAGCAGGGTCAATTGTTCTGAATTTTTGCCTTTTTTTACAATTTCTTAATTCAGAAGTATCTACCCCAAATCTGTTGCACATATTAGTTACAAGAACTATATTTGAAGCTCCAAACAAGATTTGATCTTCAATAATTCCCTAAAATAATGGAAAATTTACTGACTGCAGTGTCCACTCAGCCCACTGCAATTAGTGAACTCTCCTATATTAGGGAATGGGAATTAAATTGAAATTCATGGCTCCACTCTACCTTCTTTTATCAAGATCTCTCACTACAAGAGATTTGACTATCCATGATGATCCATTATCATCACAAAAAATATGGGTTTTCGTTATAGAAGCTTAATAGTGACATTTAGCCTGCGTCATGAGAATCGTCATAGAACGACCGTCACAAAATAGTATTGGTGACGTTCTTCACAAAATCGTCATAGAATGGAACTAGTTTGTGACGATTCACTTATCGTCATTCAAACATACTTTATGACAATTTCTATAACATCATGTAATGTATTTTATGACGATTACATTATCATCACTAAATTTATACATTCTATGACGATATTTTTTATCATCCAATATCGCCAAAGCATCACAAATCCTCTGCATACATAGCTATTCTGTGACGAAAATATCTCCACATTGTCATAAAAGGTTATCCAAATACACGTAGATGACAAATGAAAACCATTCAAaagaataaatatatatattagacAATCATCCTAGAATTCTTTTACTTATACAAGACCAGCACTTGGTCACAAGTATTCACCACCATATACAAATAAATATACACAAAAAGGACAGTGTGAACAAATGATCCTAAAGATGGTGGCCGCAATCATCGTTTGCCGTAGTTGATTCCAGTGTGCAGCTAACGCAAACATGGTTGACCACTGATGTTGACCATGTGAATGTCGACACTCTGCATGGTTTTCCCTGCTCACACAAACATGAATCAGTTGCATGTTTAGATACGTGAAAAGACAAGAAACCACAATATAGCTGTAACATGGTTTCACAATCCACCGctcctttgaaaaaaaaaggatatcTACTCTAATTAAGGACATGAAAAGCTGTATAGAAGTCACATAAATTGATTTTCAGATGAGATAAGCTTCAACTGAAGTAAATCAATGGAAGCCAATTGGCTTGACAGAACATCTAGTTTCACGACATGTCACATTAATGATGCCTTTTAACTAATATGTGAAATTTCTTTCAGTCATCAGAGAGGAGATTAAGGAAATGCATCTATGAATTCCTAAGATTTGGGGCATCTCACGCACATATGGCATCTCAGTGAAAGAAGCA comes from Panicum virgatum strain AP13 chromosome 4K, P.virgatum_v5, whole genome shotgun sequence and encodes:
- the LOC120705149 gene encoding uncharacterized protein LOC120705149, with the protein product MEHTALSPAEMPADSSYWAESHRSDMLEWVDMKENSHDDMLVVPPVSIIRYRDLLERAWGWERLLANLHGTLVWHEYKRYVEEYLQHNAAKVAAGKDALPAAAKRCIEFEKRLIRSCGLLLGLEGISLSSQIQKRANLVQSDDEYPAAAAALLCIRMEARLMYEFVSRSFQISETISLSSKIRRCASNLMLYKGPESAVAAGVMVGVATEVQIILDSVYSGSPSVVLDYFDSHHIRGRIAASLTRLEQELACNAGVDTTEKPIGTGGGLDSEGSS